In Phycodurus eques isolate BA_2022a chromosome 10, UOR_Pequ_1.1, whole genome shotgun sequence, a genomic segment contains:
- the LOC133409109 gene encoding tubulin beta-6 chain isoform X1, translating into MREIVHLQIGQCGNQIGSKFWEVISEEHGINKTGIYEGDSRVQLDRVNVYFNEAHGGKYVPRSLLVDLEPGTMDSIRGSLIGALFRPDNFIHGNSGAGNNWAKGHYTEGAELIEQVMDRVRNESESCDCLQGFQLVHSLGGGTGSGMGTLMINKIREEYPDRIMTSFSVMPSPKVSDTVVEPYNATLSVHQLLESTDETFCIDNEALYDICFRTLKLTTPTYGDLNHLVSMTMSGVTTSLRFPGQLNADLRKLAVNMVPFPRLHFFIPGFAPLTARGSQQYRALTVPELTQQMFDARNMMTACDPRRGRYLTVAGVFRGRMSTKQVDEQMLAVQQKNSNHFVDWIPHNVKVAVCDVPPRGLKMASTFIGNNTAIQEIFRRVGDQFALMFRRKAFLHWYTGEGMDEMEFTEAEGNLNDLVSEYQQYQDATADTESELEDEDEQESPVMFTATSVQPRMEATMETVTEMSREPVDEDRP; encoded by the exons ATGCGTGAAATTGTACATCTCCAAATTGGACAATGTGGCAACCAAATCGGCTCAAAG TTCTGGGAAGTGATCAGCGAGGAACACGGGATCAACAAGACGGGCATCTATGAGGGCGACAGCAGAGTCCAATTGGACAGAGTCAATGTCTACTTCAATGAAGCACACG GTGGTAAATATGTGCCTCGGTCACTGCTGGTTGACCTGGAACCTGGAACCATGGACAGCATCAGAGGCAGTCTCATCGGTGCTCTTTTTAGGCCGGACAACTTTATTCATG GCAACTCAGGTGCTGGCAATAACTGGGCGAAGGGCCACTACACAGAGGGGGCGGAGCTGATAGAACAGGTGATGGACCGGGTGAGGAACGAGAGTGAGAGCTGTGACTGCCTGCAGGGCTTCCAGCTGGTTCACTCCCTGGGCGGGGGCACAGGCTCCGGGATGGGAACCCTCATGATCAACAAGATCCGAGAGGAGTACCCTGACCGCATCATGACCAGCTTCAGCGTCATGCCCTCGCCGAAGGTCTCCGACACAGTGGTGGAGCCCTACAATGCCACCCTGTCGGTGCACCAACTCCTGGAAAGCACGGACGAGACCTTCTGCATTGACAATGAGGCGCTGTATGACATCTGCTTCCGCACGCTCAAACTCACCACGCCCACATACGGGGACCTCAACCACTTGGTATCCATGACCATGAGCGGGGTCACCACCTCCCTGAGATTCCCGGGGCAGCTGAACGCCGACCTGAGGAAGCTGGCGGTCAACATGGTGCCTTTCCCCCGCCTCCACTTCTTCATCCCAGGTTTCGCCCCGCTGACGGCGCGCGGTAGTCAGCAGTACCGTGCCCTTACCGTACCCGAGCTCACCCAGCAGATGTTCGACGCCCGTAACATGATGACAGCCTGCGACCCCAGACGGGGCCGCTACCTCACCGTCGCCGGCGTCTTCCGCGGCAGGATGTCCACAAAGCAGGTTGATGAACAAATGCTGGCCGTCCAGCAGAAGAACAGCAACCACTTTGTGGATTGGATCCCGCACAATGTCAAGGTTGCCGTGTGTGACGTCCCACCTCGAGGCCTCAAAATGGCCTCCACATTCATCGGCAACAACACAGCCATTCAGGAGATATTCCGCCGAGTGGGCGATCAGTTTGCGCTGATGTTCAGGCGCAAGGCCTTTCTCCACTGGTACACGGGTGAGGGCATGGACGAGATGGAGTTCACAGAGGCCGAGGGCAACCTCAATGACTTAGTGTCCGAGTACCAGCAGTACCAAGACGCCACCGCCGACACGGAGTCCGAACTGGAGGACGAAGACGAGCAGGAGTCGCCCGTGATGTTTACAGCCACAAGTGTCCAGCCTCGAATGGAAGCTACGATGGAAACAGTGACAGAAATGAGTAGAGAACCTGTGGATGAGGATAGACCTTGA
- the LOC133409109 gene encoding tubulin beta chain isoform X2, producing the protein MDSIRGSLIGALFRPDNFIHGNSGAGNNWAKGHYTEGAELIEQVMDRVRNESESCDCLQGFQLVHSLGGGTGSGMGTLMINKIREEYPDRIMTSFSVMPSPKVSDTVVEPYNATLSVHQLLESTDETFCIDNEALYDICFRTLKLTTPTYGDLNHLVSMTMSGVTTSLRFPGQLNADLRKLAVNMVPFPRLHFFIPGFAPLTARGSQQYRALTVPELTQQMFDARNMMTACDPRRGRYLTVAGVFRGRMSTKQVDEQMLAVQQKNSNHFVDWIPHNVKVAVCDVPPRGLKMASTFIGNNTAIQEIFRRVGDQFALMFRRKAFLHWYTGEGMDEMEFTEAEGNLNDLVSEYQQYQDATADTESELEDEDEQESPVMFTATSVQPRMEATMETVTEMSREPVDEDRP; encoded by the exons ATGGACAGCATCAGAGGCAGTCTCATCGGTGCTCTTTTTAGGCCGGACAACTTTATTCATG GCAACTCAGGTGCTGGCAATAACTGGGCGAAGGGCCACTACACAGAGGGGGCGGAGCTGATAGAACAGGTGATGGACCGGGTGAGGAACGAGAGTGAGAGCTGTGACTGCCTGCAGGGCTTCCAGCTGGTTCACTCCCTGGGCGGGGGCACAGGCTCCGGGATGGGAACCCTCATGATCAACAAGATCCGAGAGGAGTACCCTGACCGCATCATGACCAGCTTCAGCGTCATGCCCTCGCCGAAGGTCTCCGACACAGTGGTGGAGCCCTACAATGCCACCCTGTCGGTGCACCAACTCCTGGAAAGCACGGACGAGACCTTCTGCATTGACAATGAGGCGCTGTATGACATCTGCTTCCGCACGCTCAAACTCACCACGCCCACATACGGGGACCTCAACCACTTGGTATCCATGACCATGAGCGGGGTCACCACCTCCCTGAGATTCCCGGGGCAGCTGAACGCCGACCTGAGGAAGCTGGCGGTCAACATGGTGCCTTTCCCCCGCCTCCACTTCTTCATCCCAGGTTTCGCCCCGCTGACGGCGCGCGGTAGTCAGCAGTACCGTGCCCTTACCGTACCCGAGCTCACCCAGCAGATGTTCGACGCCCGTAACATGATGACAGCCTGCGACCCCAGACGGGGCCGCTACCTCACCGTCGCCGGCGTCTTCCGCGGCAGGATGTCCACAAAGCAGGTTGATGAACAAATGCTGGCCGTCCAGCAGAAGAACAGCAACCACTTTGTGGATTGGATCCCGCACAATGTCAAGGTTGCCGTGTGTGACGTCCCACCTCGAGGCCTCAAAATGGCCTCCACATTCATCGGCAACAACACAGCCATTCAGGAGATATTCCGCCGAGTGGGCGATCAGTTTGCGCTGATGTTCAGGCGCAAGGCCTTTCTCCACTGGTACACGGGTGAGGGCATGGACGAGATGGAGTTCACAGAGGCCGAGGGCAACCTCAATGACTTAGTGTCCGAGTACCAGCAGTACCAAGACGCCACCGCCGACACGGAGTCCGAACTGGAGGACGAAGACGAGCAGGAGTCGCCCGTGATGTTTACAGCCACAAGTGTCCAGCCTCGAATGGAAGCTACGATGGAAACAGTGACAGAAATGAGTAGAGAACCTGTGGATGAGGATAGACCTTGA